In Zingiber officinale cultivar Zhangliang chromosome 3B, Zo_v1.1, whole genome shotgun sequence, a single window of DNA contains:
- the LOC121968329 gene encoding WD-40 repeat-containing protein MSI4-like codes for MIIFFLRFVDKSVHMFDQRNLTSGGVGAPVHKLDGHKVAVLYVQWFLDKASIFRRAAEDGFLNIWDYEVYKSQVLQS; via the exons ATGATCATATTTTTTCTCAGGTTTGTTGATAAGTCTGTGCATATGTTTGATCAACGTAACCTAACTTCTGGTGGTGTTGGTGCACCAGTACACAAACTTGATGGTCACAAGGTTGCTGTTCTCTATGTTCAG TGGTTTCTTGACAAAgcatcaatttttagaagagctgCTGAGGATGGCTTCCTCAATATATGGGATTATGAAG tttacaaatctcaagtactccagagttga